The following DNA comes from Schistocerca piceifrons isolate TAMUIC-IGC-003096 chromosome 3, iqSchPice1.1, whole genome shotgun sequence.
atcataggcaataatatcaaagtttccaaagatgaaaacatatttcaggtattaggccgttacactccaagcaataaattcgttaacacaccaaatccgacaaacatgacagaggcagctactaacgtacggtagattgacagGGAGATTTCCAAACAACCCGAACCGCTGGATGCTCTAACACGCCcctattccacatgggaaaaaacggaccacccaatttataaacaaccaccttctctCGGGTAGGCAAactgagaagaatggtgggacgaccccaaagcaaaacggctggtgacctcaccaagaaaacaagtggaTTTTAACAAGAATAAATCagacaagatatcaccaatcacttaacttctaataatctgcgatttctcgagaagacctggctcaGCACCCCGAAATCGttttcccgaaccgtccgctgccagccgcttaaACGGACGCAGTAAggcacgccgatctcccgtctcacggcgtcgcagctcgcaccggccagactaatgtcgtgggttgactcctgttgctctcgtgtcgaccgcgaagtcactacccctcgctatacgccgcggcccactgcactcacgtggcgacctcacatgcgccgacgctcaagacggacaagtcatcttgtgtctcagagcgcgaccgaccaaccgatcgatccaaccgccaatgaccatttgCCTGAGAAAtttgagcagactggcggcctaacgcgcagactcagacgcaggaactaagccccgaccgggcgactactcgctgagttctcttactggtggagtggaaagacccacattttgccggctttaaaggttgatccaaaCGACATACAGACACTAGCTGCCTAACAAATGGGGACgacagacccagactgaccgactggtgagctcatagcgccccttaaatgcacgtgaaaaggcaacctttcccctttcccaccagagggagacaccaaagctgcgactgccacagcggcgccaccgccagaaacggagggcgactgcttcacactacgtgctgcggcgcgctcttcaaaatagcAACTTACCACGGCTCAGTAGGAAGCAATGCGTGGAGACggtttgggaaacaatgttcaccACTCCACACCTAACCAGAAAACATATTTTATGATCCCATCACTATGGTCAGCATGACACAAGCTACTGCATATTTGTCTCAGACCGTTTTTTCTTAGCACAGTCAACGTAATAAATTCCTGCTACAGCTAGTAGTATGTCATTACTGGTATTATTCTCAGTGTTTAGATTGACGTATAATAAGAAATAAATATTATGGAATGTTTTACGGGTGGCTGCGTTCAGTATCCATTGGCTATAGCGCTCTGATATTGGCAGGTGAAGCACTGATAATTTTAGCAACATTGGCTTCCTGTGATGCCATCACTTTGTGGGCAGTCCTCCGATACCGTTTCTGTACCGGTAACTGAGCGGCCCTCTCCGTTCTGGAGGTTTGTAAACGACGATTAGCAGCGAGAGGTTTGGTGGGGAAACGAATTCAGATGTTACTGCTAGCGACACAGGGCGAGGATTCTCAGACGCGCGGTAAAATTTCTCGTGCTTTTTGTCAACCAACCTCCACACTCTGAGTCTGTGGTAGTTCTCCACTGGGATTAAGCGTTTCATTTACATGAAAAGCGTCGTTGCAACGATACCTCTGAACTAGCTAGAGCCTTGTAATGGCGGCGGATCCAGCGTTCCCTCGAACTGATCGCGGCAATCGAGAAGAAATGACATTCATTCTACTGTTATCAGATATCTACAGGCAATTCTTTTTTTTCAGCGGTAACTGCGCTTATGTTTTTCGTTCCTGTTTGTGGTGCGTCTTTGGAGAATCGGAGCGCGAAATCTGCGTCTCTAAGATAATAGCGAGAGAAGTTATGTGATCTGTGGGATTCATTGACTTGTATGTAGaacagtttgtttttcctgcacTCTGGCCATTGCTGAGTCGTATTCATACAACATATCCATTTACGCGCCATATAGTGGCGTCACACACTCATACTGCAAGAGTTACACCTTATAGTGGCGTCGCTTACTTGTATTGCAAGAGCTACATGTCTTATTTATACCGTCTGGGAGCTGTGGCTGACCGAGGGTGACACAGCTCCTCACATAAGCACTAGTATTGAAAGCATAATTAATATTACTCTTCATCTAGGTGTACCAAGGTGTTCAGATATGTTTGCCATTATTCCCGTGGGCTGGAGATCTCTCGGTCAGAAGTGGTACAGTATCTAtgccttttggttcaaatggttcaaatggctctgagcactatgggacaacatctatggtcatcagtcccctagaacttagaactacttaaacctaactatcctaaggacagcacacaacacccagtcatcacgaggcagagaaaatccctgaccccgccgggaatcgaacccggcaacccgggctcgggaagcgagaacgctaccgcacatgcCTTTTGGAACAGACACCAGCCGGAGTAGATTATGCGTCTTCTCTGCCATTGCTAGCACGGTGTTCGCAGCTGCTGTACTGAAAACagcgtacagccgttgcggcgtcttccatgaccaccagcggtgtacgtcggccccacataatgccaccccaaaacaccagggaacctccaccttgctgcactcgctgtacagtgtgtctaaggcgttcagcctgaccgggttgcctccaaacacgtctcgacGATtctccggttgaaggcatatgcgacactcatcggtgaacagaacttgatgccaatgctgagcggtccattcggcatattgttgggcccatctgtaccgcgctgcatggtgtcgtggttgcaaagatggaccacgcaatggacgtcgggagtgaagatgcgcatcgtgcagcctattgcgcacagcttgagtcgtagcacgacgtcctatggctgcacgaaaagcattattcaacatggtggcgttgctgtcagggttcctccgagccataatccataggtaacggccatccactgcagtagtagctcttggacggcctgcgcgaggcatgtcatcgacagttcctgtctctctgtatctcctccatatccgaacaacatcgctttggttcactccgagacgctcggacacttcccttattgagagcccttcctggcataaagtaacaatgcggacgcgatccaatCGCCTTATTGACattctaggcatggtttaactatagacaacacgagctatgtacctccgccctggtggaatgactggaactgatcggctgtcggaccccctccgtctaataggcgctcctcatgcatgattttttacatctttgggcggatttaataacatctctgaacagtcaaagggactgtgtctgtgataaaatatccacagtcaacgtctatcttcaggagttctgggaaaaatcgtaatgcaaaacttttttgatgtgtgtatatacagcgTCTGATAAATTAGGGCCgcacgagattagccgagcggtcagaggcactgcagtcatggactgtccggctggtcccggcggaggttcgggtcctccctcgggcatgggtgtgtgtgttttccttaggataatttaggttaagtagtgtgtaagcgtagggactgatgaccttagcaattaagtcccataacatttcacacacatctgatttGATAAATCAGGCAAGTTTTTGTAGGTAGGAGACAGCTTCTAAGCTAGCCCTGATCTCACCACCCTCTTCATCCTTTTTTACTACTTTTTTCCAACCTTTCAGCCGTTTCCTGtacactattttcttttttttccatttaccaTCCCATACGCAGCTCATTAACGCAAAAACTGAGTTTTCTCTTTGTCTTTTCATACAGCTGATTATGTCACTGTAGCAGGcatgttattaattttgtggtgCCAGTCTTCTACAGCGTTGGTCGTTCTATGGCGCTGTTGGTAGCAATTCAAAACGCTGATGGGGTTTCCGACCATCTATTTAAAAAGTAATCAAAAAAACTCAGAAAGCCTGGGGATATCTGATGCCTGTGAATGTGTCTCGAGTCAgccatcacatacatcttcaggccGCAGAAACGTCAGCACAGCACACACACGAATTTGTTGTCGCGCTTCTTCCTTTTTTGTATTCATGAGTAAGTCCTAGATCTTGCACTTTTCTCCAGAGAGACTTTTTTATGGGGAAATAACATCTATTCTCTTCCATTGTCGGTAGTATAACTCCAATCGTAGAAATCGGTGCTGATTCGAAATCTACGGTCACCTTTCCGGtttccattctggaatattttccaccAAATTTCGGAAAAGACCGAtgcatgtttcttttcttttgtttggcaaTAATTCAGATGTTTGTCTCTTTATTTGTGCTCCCATGTCTGGGTGAATGGTGTATATTTGCGAAAACAGTTTGCTACAGCACTTGAACTTATCATCCATAAAAAAGTTTTGTTTACTTCTCAGAGCCTCTCTCCCTGCTCTTCCGCTAAAAACTATTATCGTTTCTCCTAATTTGTCGTCgcttaacagaaaactgctgccaaCATTCATtgctagtaactctgctttgaggtCAGTTTCGTCTCTTGTCTGCGGATCTCTCTCGTTTCCCTGTGGTTTTTCCCGCTGGTAGTATAAAGTTCTCTTCGTTGCTTGCTGCTCAGgcatttcagtgacaaaatcataCCCTCGATTACGCAGGCAACCCATTTCCTATgaatatattttggaaaaagaAGTGTTTTTTCCTCTCGTGCCGTTTTCTTCGGCTGGTTCAAAGTATTTCTTACTTCCAACCGAGCGTCATCCGGAGCTCCACATTGATTCTTGGTTTTAAACATTCCTCGGCAGTGGTTTGCTTTCTCTCTTGAACAACACCACTCCACAGATTCCCCTTCTTTCGTTCTCTTCACTATGTAAGAATAACCTTCACAGCGACAATATGGCTTACCGCGAATGGTCGTTGAAACTTCCGTATCGGAACTAATGTGACAGaaatatgaggcgtgttttttaagtaagcaccgttttgaaatttaaaaaagacgtgctaaaatatctcaataattttatttttacatgaaagcctgtaccttaatctacttttctacataatttccgtcaatattgaggcatttatcataacgttgtaccagtttttgaataccctcctcatagaaatctgccgcctgacttgttaaccactgcatcaccactgttttgacttcgtcatcgtcttgaagacgctgaccgcccaggtgtttcttcaagtgcgggAACAGATGATagacactgggcgcaagatcggggctgtacggaggatgatctagagtttcccatcgaaaagatgtgatgagatctttggtctgattcgccacatgcggacgggcattgtcttgcagcaaaacgatgcccttgctcaacttccatggactgttgctatgattctggtgtgacgtaggccacccctgtttcatcgcccgtaacaatttggcttaagaaatcatcaccgtcgttatggtccgctcaaggaaagtcaattcactgtttaaacgtttggttttgtgcacacccgtcaatattttcggtacccaacgtgcgcacaattttcggtaatgcaagtgctcggtcacaatgccatacaaaacattacgagaaacattaggaaagtcatcccgcaaggaggaaatcgtaaagcgtctgtttcctctcaccttattgtccacttcctgcaccaaactttcattaacgaccgaaggacgcccactccgttgttcatcatgcacatttgtgcggccatctttaaatgctctcacccactttcttaccattccatcactcataatgttttctccgtaaactgcacagatctcacgatgaatatcgatcgcttttaggcctttagcactaagaaatcttataacagcccgtacttcacagtcggcgggattcacgattatcggaggcaccttaaacactcagtacacaacggaaacaaggaagaatcagactgtaatggcgtcagtgcgtagataatggtacaggctttcatgtaaaaataaaattattgagatatcttagcacgtctttttttaatttcattacggtACTTACTTACAAAACATGCCTCGTACACAAGTCGCACGATATCAACTCTACGACAGCTAGAGCGGTACTAAGACTGTTTGTGCAGACAGTCGGCTACGGTGGTAGAGGAGGTCTATCGGGGCCCTGTCTAGGGAGCAGGTAGTTTAGAGTAATTACGATGGTCCGGAAGCATGTAAGCCGTGACACAAGGGGAGCAGGTATTGAGCGCAGATTTCACTGGTTTCTGGttgggcgcaaatttcactgggcgcagCTTTCATGGATTCTTCACAGCTACACCCCACACACCGGGGTCCGAGGGGTGGGCTGGACTGCAGGCGTCATGCTTTTCGTTGCGGTTGCTGCAAATACTGCTCACCTCTCTAGAGGCGTATTTTGTAGTGTTGTGCTACACGTACGTTATCTTTGCTTCGAAGACTCAGAATTTTACTATGATCTCACACAATCTATAGTATAGTGGTGATTTGGCAGGGGTTTATTTATTGCGGCGTGTTATTTCTTGTACATACACTATCTTTAGTTGGCAATCGGTAGTGCTCATAGAATTTGCTATGACGTCATTCATACGATGTGACGTCACTATTGATGTGGTCGTTTCAGACATACGAACAATGATGTCACGCACACTATTACTGCACTGGTGGCTTAACGAGATGCCTAAATAGAAACCCTGTTGTATCCTGCTTGGCTGAGAGCATCATGAcgtcgacgcgacgcgacgcgactctgCGGCATGACGAGACGCGATGTGATGCTGCAACACGAACGCACTGGGTCAGAGCTCGCATAATTTGCCAAAATTCGTAAAATTGTGGGAAACtgatgaaaaatacgtaaaattcgGAAAGAATGAGAGTACTTACACATCTCTTTGAGTGGGACATCTACTGATGCCTCGAACGACGTAATAGTAAATTGTTATTAACCCTTTCTAGCCCAGTTATGCCATATGGCATCATCATATTTAACTTTTTACCAAGGCCAAACTATTTGTCCAAAGATTATAAACAAGTGTGCAGGGCTTTCTAAAGTTCATTGTTCTTAGGTTGGCTACCGTGAATTCGCTAAAACAGAGAGCACCATGCTACAATGCCTTGGCAAAAGTATTGTTGCATGGTGTCTACGGTACAGTGCACCCAGCTGGACTTTCAAAATATTATATCAAGGTAAAGGAAGCAAACTAATATAAAAGTTGCACtaataaattattgttgaaagtGTAAATTAACTAGTAGACACTTTGAAAATAATGCTAGTTACGGTAATTTTCTGCTTGGAAGTCACAAACATGTGTGATTCCATTTGGCATCATTGGGCATTTGTTATGTCACCAAATGTAGTACATGCAATAACTTCGACTAAAGTTTACCATAATGTGTAACTCTAATATTTTCAAGTTTCTTTTGAAGCTTTATACTAACTAATATTAATATGTTAAAATTTTGATTGATATAATTTACCAGTTTTTTTGCTGCTTTAGTAAAAAATTCCTGGTTTGTTTACCAGATGATTCGCAATCATAAATCattatcagaagaagaaatattgcTGCTTCTCAAAGATGATTTATCTGATTTGGACCTTGATACGTCTGATGTGGAGGAAGAGATTGAAAATGCTCGGCAGCAGGACCCTACTACACTGGATATAAAGTTTCTTCAAGGAATGGACCTTGATATGGTTGAAATTCTGGACCCTCAAGccaatgatgaagatgatgttccCTTAGCTTCAAGGTTACTTGCTGAGCCAAACCTTGCACCAAGTCATTCAGCTTAGAAAATTCAGTGTGAGACACACTGGGATCTTCGGTGGAGAATGAAGGACATTGAAGAAGTGGACACATCATGTAATGCAGTTTTTTCTGACCCTCCAGGAGAAGAACTGACACCTTTGCAGTATTTTGGAACAATGTGTAGCGATGACATTATCCAGAAGCTAGTCGAGCAACCTAATCTATGCTGCATACAGAAAACAGGTGCACCTTTAGATACAAATGTTCGTGAAATAGAAAAGTATGTTGGGATAAACGTCCTAGAAGGTGTTGTGAAAATGCCTAGTTGCAGAATGTACTGGACAGAGGCTACAAGATTTTCTCCAATAGCTGTCTCAATGCCTAGAAATAGGTTTGATAAGCTAAgaaattatttacatgtaaatGACAACACGAAAATGAAACAAAGAGAGGACCCTGATTATGACAAGCTGCTCAAGGTGAGACCATTtgttgacaaaatcaaacaaggtTTTTCAATTATTGAACCTGAGGAATATCATTCAGTGGATGAATTAATCATTCCTTTCAAAGGTCATTCATCCctgaaacagtatgtaaaaagCAAACCACACAAGTGGGGTATAAAAGTTTTTGCCCGTGCTGATTCTAGTGGAATTGTGTGCGACTTTGAAATATATCGAGGGAAAGGAACTGTACATAATGATACTGGTCTTGGTATAAGTGGTGATATTGTGCTAAGGCTTGTGGAAGGActgccaaaatataaaaaatttaaagtgtttacagacaattggttcacctcttacaatCTTATTTCTTCCCTGAAAAACTATGGCATTTTGGCTGTTGGAACTGTTAGACCCACAAGACTTCAAGGCTGCAATCTAAAAGCAGACAGTGAGCTGAAAAAGCAGGGACGAGGATCATACGATTATCGAACTGAAACAGAAAGGAACATCATAGCGCTGAAGTGGTATGATAACAAGTCTGTCGTTCTTGCATCATCATACAAAGGAGTAAGTCCAGTAGAACTAGTGAAATGTTGGTCAGTGGGAGAACGAAAATATATTGATGTTCCAAGGCCAGACATTGTTAGAGAATATAACCATTGAATGGGAGGAGTTGATCTACACGACATGCTGGTTGCTTTGTATAGGAGTAATATTGGTGTGAAAAGATTTTATCTAAGGATCGTATTCCACCTCCTTGGCATGTGTGTTGTGAATGCGTGGCTCCTATACCACCAATATTGCAGACAAAGAGGAATTACCAAATACATGTCTCTGTTGATTTTTCGGTCTGATGTAGCTCATGGACTACTAAAAGCAGGAGACATTTTGGTAAGAAGACGAGGACGGCCATCAGATGACAGTCCATCGTCTACAGTTATGAAGAAACGAGCCCCATTGGTTCCCAGCCCAGTTGATGATGTAAGGTATGACAACATTGTACACTGGCCACAGCATGTAGAAAACAAACAGAGGTGTAAATTGTGTATTACAGCATATTCTCGAACGAAATGCATCAAATGTAATAAACCTCTTtgctttaccaaagacaggaactgtttcttaaattttcatgtaaAGTAACAATCATGctgtaaaaaaacataaaattggcCTGAAACGCAAGTTGCATTATTGTATGTACTAACTTTTCTTTAATAAACTGCATCAAATTGTGTAATTAAAATGTTCAAGTTCCATTACCAAGCACTGTGACATCCCAACCACCTGACTCAAGGGAACAAATCCTGCCCAATGACGCCATATGGAGTCATCCCAAATTTccctccaaaaacaaaaaaattacaaaatttcttataAATATATGTTATTCCAATCATTATGTAGGGAAATacgcgaaaaaatatttttttcccacAAGTAAATAAAAGTTGGGCTGGAAAGGGTTAACAAATAGACCTCGAATGACGTCACTAacttaatttgttattaacaaatagacaaaACCAGTAGTCTCTCCCTATGCTGACCAGCTCCAGAGTGTCCCAATTATAAAGGAGGGAATTGTGGCTGCTTCAATAGCAATGATAACTAATTGGGGTACATACTTCATTGTGATTGCCTGAGAACATCATGACGTCGACGCGACGATAGTAATAGTGGGCCGAATCTTGCGTAACTGAATAAAATACGAGAATAATGGAAAAATCCACAAAATTGTGCAAGATCCGGAAAAATACGAAAATGAAtgaaaaatcaataaaattgtGGCAAATACGAAAAATGCGGAAAATATGGGAAGAAAATGTAAAATTCCGGAAGAATGAAAATACTTACATATCTACCTTGGTGTGGTCTCTGCTGGTACCTCGAATGACGTAATCTTAAATTGTTATTGACAACAGTTATAGCCTAGGACTCAAATGACATGACTTAACGtaacttgatattaaacaatagGCACAGTGAAGTGTAACGTATAACTTCATAAAAGTAATTAGagggaatcgttcaatgtgacagaagtgcaacccttctgcaagttgctgcagatttcagtgcggggtcatcaacaaatgtcagcgtgggaaccattcaacgaaacatcatcaatatgggctgtcGGAggtgaaggcccactcgtttatccctgatgactgcacgacacaaagctttatgcctcgcctgggcctatctacaccgacattggactgtcaatgactggaaacatgttgcctagtcggacgagtctcgtttcaaattgtataggacggatgaatgtgtacgggtatggaaataacctcatgaatccatgcaccctgcatgccGGCagtggactgttcaggctggtagaagctctgtaatgacgtgggacatgtgcagttggagagatgggtgatacgtacgtaagcatccattcatgtccattgtgcattccgacgaacttgggaaattccagcaggacaatgcgacaccccacacgtccagaattgctacagagtggctccagcaacactcttctgagtttaaacgcttccgctggccaccaaactctccagatgtgaacattattgtgcgcatctgagatgccttgcagcgttttgctcagaagagatctccatcccctagtactcttacggatttatggacagtcctggagGATTCTgtgcgtcaattccctccagcactacttcagacattagtcgagttcatgccacgtcatgttgagacacttttgcgtgctcgcggtggtcttacacgatattaggcaggtgaaccagtttctttgtctcttcagtgtagaacGGAATGTTGATAAAAGGGCCGATTTATCCACCAGTACATTTCAGTCTGCAGAAGATTTAGAAACAACCGGAGAGGAATTTCGTAGACTGTGGGAGGAACCAGCTAAAACAAAGTAGCTAAGAGGAAATTCTGCGACAGTAATGACCTTTCGGCGCAGCTTCCTGGTAAATTGAATCTAGGAAATAGTTTCTATAAACATTTTGCAATAGTATAAACCTGAAGGGGATGTCCATCCCACATATTTCCTAAGGCGCATCTATTCCCCAAACCAGAGATGGATATGTTAATTCATCCTGAGAGCCCATAAAATTATTGCGGATGCCGTGTTTCTCACAAACACTGTTAGAACTTGCAAAggagttttataaataaataagacaGAATATGCTCAGAAAACATCGTAAGTGGTTGGTAGATTGTAAGCGAAAAATTACTTTGTATGCTAGATATTGTGCTATTAAATACAAATAGATAAAATTTATGTTAGTAAGTAGTGAAAATGAAGTATGCTATGATCAGTTTAAATATTACGGGCAGCCAAACTACCATGAAAGGAAGTGAGGGAGTGGCAACAATGATTAACATGTCGGCGTTTAGAGCCAAGGCTCTCTCTCTCGTAGCCGCGTTGCATAAACTTAGTTACCGCAATTACGGTATAACAATGTGTTCCAAAATCTAATTAAAATACTGACAACTAAACAGCAATAAGAATGAGATTAATATTTATTGAGCAGGTTCATGCTGGCTATCAGCAACGCCAGGTTTgatagggagggggggaggggtggggggggaaggAGATACCCCATAGGCATGAAACGCACTGGTGTGCCGATAGCCAGAGCACTGGTATAAAGTAAGAATGATGTAGTGGTTGTTGGCTGCTGTAGACGATGGCGTGAATATAATGTAAGTTAATTTGGAGAGATGTGGCAAAATAATTACTTGTGCACACGATTGAACTACGAGAGAATGAGAGAATGGAGAATTTTGGTCACTAGCATGAACGGTAAAGGAAGGCCGGGAAGGGCACTTCAAACAACTAATCCGGTATCATCTCAAATAGCGCCCCATAAATTGCATGCTGAACGACTAGCAGCATAAGTAGAATGCTCCTGAATGTGAAATTGGAGATGAATGTAACTGTCTGCAACCTCGCGAGCTGAAAGGCCCATGGTCGCAAAATGTGCACAAAACAATGTTCATCGACGCGAAGATGGCGGCTGGTCCCGAACTCACGACCGTCGTAACTACTCATCCCCGTTCAACTCGATCAGCTAGTTGCATCTGGGTCTCTTGTCACTTTTGTAGCCGAGGACCCTCGACACAGCAAGCTTCCGCCTTATAGCCACTCTAACCAGTGCTGTGGTTACTGTTAGCTTCCCTGtgaagccaacaccgtgttacgagtggagg
Coding sequences within:
- the LOC124789059 gene encoding piggyBac transposable element-derived protein 3-like: MKDIEEVDTSCNAVFSDPPGEELTPLQYFGTMCSDDIIQKLVEQPNLCCIQKTGAPLDTNVREIEKYVGINVLEGVVKMPSCRMYWTEATRFSPIAVSMPRNRFDKLRNYLHVNDNTKMKQREDPDYDKLLKVRPFVDKIKQGFSIIEPEEYHSVDELIIPFKGHSSLKQYVKSKPHKWGIKVFARADSSGIVCDFEIYRGKGTVHNDTGLGISGDIVLRLVEGLPKYKKFKVFTDNWFTSYNLISSLKNYGILAVGTVRPTRLQGCNLKADSELKKQGRGSYDYRTETERNIIALKWYDNKSVVLASSYKGVSPVELVKCWSVGERKYIDVPRPDIVREYNH